A region from the Leguminivora glycinivorella isolate SPB_JAAS2020 chromosome 3, LegGlyc_1.1, whole genome shotgun sequence genome encodes:
- the LOC125224941 gene encoding uncharacterized protein LOC125224941, producing MALDDVGPSKSRDKSPARAICDVAIEPHVRDLVKKRGIIKARLTKFATHIQSCSDDLNSLTEPCRINLKLRMQGAESLYTEFNILQTEIEASVFESNLDEQLTQREQFEDSYFTAQALAESILSQFNTTDNKSLAVPQASTMKAIKLPVLSLPSFDGTYENWLAFRDIYLSLVHNSKDLCDIQRFHYLKSSLTGSALLVIEALELTASNYAVAWELLLNRYNNNRLLIHNHVKALFSLQSVPKESHILIRKLVDTTLKNLRALKVLGEPISSWDTLIIYILVSKLDKTTEREWEQHKSSLTSSDTQMKIKLDDLLQFLRNRADMLETLQASHSQSTSTRDKPEVNKKHVTPNSTHNYNNNKVHCNVSTNSKPQKSQVSQHKSKFACPMCQMNHPLYSCVKFLDSNYQTKLKFVTDNKLCTNCLRAGHAVESCVFGPCRKCNNKHNSIIHPPSDECARVPAPADLTAPAAASSSAAAVSVNAHCQRIPSQRPTLMPVLLSTAVIDVIDKYNKPHTIVALLDDGAQRCFIKESLRNLLDIPFLQSTHEISGVGRTITQCTQTCNVQVKSRINTYTTNLHCFVLSETKHINASCI from the coding sequence ATGGCACTTGATGATGTAGGGCCAAGCAAATCACGCGATAAATCGCCAGCTAGGGCGATCTGTGACGTCGCGATTGAACCCCATGTTCGCGATTTAGTGAAAAAACGTGGCATCATTAAGGCTAGACTCACAAAGTTCGCAACCCACATTCAAAGCTGTAGCGATGATTTAAACTCGTTAACTGAGCCTtgtagaataaatttaaagttaCGCATGCAAGGAGCAGAGAGCCTGTACACCGAATTTAATATTCTTCAGACTGAAATCGAAGCAAGTGTGTTCGAATCGAACCTTGATGAGCAGTTAACGCAACGAGAACAGTTTGAGGATAGTTATTTCACTGCACAGGCGCTCGCCGAGTCTATACTCAGTCAATTTAATACTACCGATAATAAAAGTCTCGCTGTACCGCAAGCTTCAACAATGAAAGCAATTAAATTGCCCGTTTTATCACTTCCTTCATTTGACGGCACGTATGAAAACTGGCTCGCTTTTAGGGATATTTACCTATCACTAGTTCACAATTCTAAGGATCTCTGTGACATCCAAAGGTTCCACTACCTAAAATCTTCGCTAACAGGTAGTGCTCTGTTAGTTATAGAAGCACTAGAACTAACGGCTAGTAACTACGCGGTGGCATGGGAGCTCCTTCTTAATCGCTACAATAACAATAGGTTATTAATCCACAATCACGTCAAAGCACTATTTTCGCTTCAGTCAGTACCTAAAGAATCGCACATTCTTATCAGAAAGTTAGTTGACACAACATTAAAAAATTTACGCGCTTTAAAAGTCCTAGGTGAGCCTATCTCGTCCTGGGATACCTTAATTATCTATATCTTAGTGTCGAAGCTCGATAAAACCACAGAACGCGAGTGGGAACAACATAAAAGTAGCCTCACGAGCAGCGACACTCAGATGAAGATTAAACTGGATGATTTATTGCAATTTTTACGTAATCGTGCAGATATGCTAGAAACATTGCAGGCATCACATTCACAAAGTACGAGCACACGCGATAAGCCGGAAGTGAACAAAAAACATGTCACTCCGAACTCCACTCACAATTATAATAACAACAAAGTGCACTGTAATGTTTCTACCAACAGCAAACCGCAAAAATCACAAGTATCACAACACAAATCTAAATTCGCATGTCCTATGTGTCAAATGAATCATCCACTTTATTCCTGTGTCAAATTTCTAGATAGTAACTATCAAACTAAACTCAAATTCGTAACTGACAACAAGTTATGCACTAATTGCCTACGCGCAGGTCATGCCGTGGAGTCATGCGTATTCGGCCCGTGTCgcaagtgcaataataaacatAATTCGATTATCCATCCTCCCAGTGATGAGTGCGCCCGCGTCCCCGCTCCCGCTGACCTCACGGCCCCCGCGGCCGCCTCCTCTTCGGCCGCAGCTGTGTCGGTCAATGCGCACTGTCAGCGCATTCCTTCTCAGCGCCCGACTCTCATGCCGGTCTTGTTGTCAACTGCGGTTATCGACGTGattgataaatataataaaccgcATACTATCGTTGCGCTCCTTGACGATGGCGCGCAACGATGTTTCATTAAAGAATCGTTACGCAACTTATTAGATATACCATTTTTACAGTCCACTCACGAAATTAGCGGTGTAGGTCGTACTATAACGCAGTGCACGCAAACCTGCAATGTACAAGTAAAATCGCGCATAAATACCTACACAACAAACTtacattgttttgttttatcGGAAACAAAACACATCAATGCCAGTTGTATATGA